A single window of Neisseria chenwenguii DNA harbors:
- a CDS encoding GNAT family N-acetyltransferase has protein sequence MIQKPIAPVTLRLNGIRLEPLTGAHETGLGEAASDGQLWDTCYTAIPRPEEAADYIRLALETPDRTAFAVIDEASGKVIGSTSYYNVLLPERRFEIGYTWYGQSHWRTAVNTTCKYLLLCHAFDTLGFQTAGWCTDILNKRSQRAIERLGAKKDGVIRGDRLRGDGSVRDSVVYSMIRSEWPQAKAALESKLGLA, from the coding sequence ATGATACAGAAACCGATTGCCCCCGTTACCCTTCGTCTGAACGGCATCCGCCTCGAGCCGCTGACGGGCGCGCATGAAACGGGCTTGGGCGAAGCGGCGTCCGACGGTCAGCTTTGGGATACCTGCTACACCGCCATCCCCCGCCCCGAAGAAGCCGCCGACTATATCCGCCTCGCGCTGGAAACGCCCGACCGCACGGCATTTGCCGTTATCGACGAAGCAAGCGGCAAAGTCATCGGCAGCACCAGTTACTATAATGTTCTGCTGCCCGAGCGCCGCTTTGAAATCGGCTACACTTGGTACGGCCAAAGCCATTGGCGCACCGCCGTCAACACCACCTGCAAATATCTGCTGCTGTGCCATGCGTTTGATACGCTCGGTTTCCAAACCGCAGGCTGGTGCACCGATATTCTCAACAAGCGCTCGCAGCGCGCCATCGAGCGGCTGGGCGCGAAAAAAGACGGCGTTATCCGCGGCGACAGACTGCGCGGCGACGGCAGCGTCCGCGATTCGGTGGTGTACAGCATGATCCGCAGCGAATGGCCGCAGGCCAAAGCCGCACTGGAAAGCAAACTCGGCTTAGCTTAA
- the rfbD gene encoding dTDP-4-dehydrorhamnose reductase: MRILLTGSKGQLARCFRDRLPDSWELIATDSASLDITDQDAVQTMVQNFQPDAIVNTAAYTAVDKAESDDKAAFAVNAAAVRNLAAAAAAAQARFIHVSTDYVFDGKGKTPYRESDPVNPQSVYGKSKAAGELLALAEYTETVVIRTSWLFSEYGNNFVKTMMRLAGERDTLSVVADQTGTPTYAGDLADAVIAVLRSPEPLRGIFHYAGGESATWCEFAQTVFQTAAKQIDGFKSPEVKGITTAEYPAPAPRPQYSILDCRKIESVAGACPSDWRKALADIITKLD; encoded by the coding sequence ATGCGCATCTTACTGACCGGCTCGAAAGGCCAACTGGCACGCTGCTTCCGCGACCGCCTGCCCGATTCGTGGGAACTCATCGCCACCGATTCCGCCTCGCTCGACATTACCGACCAAGATGCCGTGCAAACGATGGTGCAAAACTTCCAGCCCGACGCCATCGTCAACACCGCCGCCTACACCGCCGTTGACAAAGCCGAGAGCGACGACAAAGCCGCTTTTGCCGTCAACGCCGCCGCCGTGCGCAATCTTGCCGCCGCCGCGGCTGCCGCCCAAGCGCGGTTTATCCATGTTTCCACCGATTATGTGTTTGACGGAAAAGGTAAAACGCCCTACCGCGAAAGCGACCCCGTCAACCCGCAAAGCGTGTACGGCAAATCCAAAGCCGCCGGCGAACTTTTGGCACTGGCCGAATACACCGAAACCGTCGTCATCCGCACCTCATGGCTGTTTAGCGAATACGGCAATAATTTCGTCAAAACCATGATGCGTCTGGCGGGCGAACGAGACACGCTTTCCGTCGTCGCCGACCAAACGGGCACACCCACCTACGCCGGCGACCTCGCCGACGCCGTCATCGCCGTCTTGCGCAGCCCCGAGCCCCTGCGCGGCATTTTCCACTACGCCGGCGGCGAATCCGCGACGTGGTGCGAATTTGCCCAAACCGTTTTTCAGACGGCCGCCAAACAGATCGACGGCTTCAAATCGCCCGAAGTCAAAGGCATCACCACCGCCGAATACCCCGCCCCCGCGCCGCGCCCGCAATACAGCATTTTAGACTGCCGCAAAATCGAATCCGTCGCCGGCGCGTGCCCGTCGGACTGGCGCAAAGCGCTGGCCGACATTATTACCAAACTGGATTAA
- a CDS encoding LemA family protein, whose product MFKKWLAVLAVMTSMFALSGCGYNTMQAQDEAANAAWSEVLNQYQRRADLIPNLVNTVKGYAKHEEKVLTEVTAARSKVGSVQLTAEDAANPEKIKQFQQAQGELSGALSRLLVVSENYPQLKADQNFRDLQAQLEGTENRITMARNNYIKSVQTYNTTLRQFPQNITAKIFGMEPRANFSVENEKAVSGAPKVEF is encoded by the coding sequence ATGTTTAAAAAATGGTTGGCCGTATTGGCCGTGATGACTTCGATGTTTGCCTTGAGCGGCTGCGGCTACAACACCATGCAGGCGCAGGACGAGGCGGCGAATGCGGCTTGGTCGGAAGTGTTGAACCAGTATCAGCGGCGTGCCGATTTGATTCCGAATTTGGTCAATACGGTGAAAGGTTATGCGAAACACGAAGAAAAGGTGCTGACCGAAGTGACCGCGGCGCGCAGTAAAGTCGGCAGCGTGCAATTGACTGCGGAAGACGCGGCGAATCCTGAGAAAATCAAGCAGTTCCAGCAGGCGCAGGGCGAATTGAGCGGCGCGCTGTCGCGCCTTTTGGTGGTGTCGGAAAACTATCCGCAGCTCAAAGCCGACCAAAACTTCCGCGATTTGCAGGCGCAGCTCGAGGGTACGGAAAACCGCATCACAATGGCGCGCAACAACTATATTAAGTCGGTGCAGACTTATAACACCACGCTGCGCCAGTTTCCGCAAAACATTACCGCCAAAATCTTCGGTATGGAACCGCGGGCGAACTTCAGCGTGGAAAACGAAAAAGCTGTTTCCGGCGCGCCTAAGGTCGAGTTTTGA
- a CDS encoding TPM domain-containing protein, whose translation MVGLPTLRINDLKYRLKNRPRTQNKGKTMPDILRKTAFALLMLMSSLLFAVETAVPSLTAPVMDTAQMMSSTERETLNAHLLQYSRDKGSQIVVLTVPSIGSETPFEYSARVMEAWQLGRKDVNDGVLLLLVRDERKTHLAVGRGLEGAIPDVYAKRILQDVLAPKLREGKTDEGIAAAVVQIEKLIAGEKLPETRQTENTDTGGDSFLVLLFVPLIAGSLLVRLFGLFAGSGITGGLTFLAALLFGWSFGIALVVGFIGAMLALFFFSLGAFVSGGGNGGFGGGSPGGWNSSGGGFSGGGGSFGGGGASGSW comes from the coding sequence ATGGTGGGGTTGCCCACCCTACGCATCAACGATCTCAAATACCGTCTGAAAAACCGTCCCCGCACCCAAAACAAAGGAAAAACCATGCCCGATATTTTGCGTAAAACCGCGTTTGCGCTGCTGATGCTGATGAGCAGCCTGCTGTTTGCCGTCGAAACCGCCGTGCCGTCGCTGACGGCGCCGGTGATGGATACGGCGCAGATGATGAGCAGCACGGAGCGCGAGACTTTAAACGCGCACCTGCTGCAATACAGCCGCGACAAAGGCAGCCAGATTGTCGTGCTGACCGTGCCGTCGATCGGGTCGGAGACGCCGTTTGAGTATTCGGCCAGAGTGATGGAGGCGTGGCAGCTCGGGCGCAAGGATGTGAACGACGGCGTGCTGCTGCTTTTGGTGCGCGACGAGCGTAAAACCCATCTGGCGGTCGGACGCGGTTTGGAGGGCGCGATTCCCGATGTGTACGCGAAACGGATTTTGCAGGACGTACTCGCGCCCAAGCTGCGCGAGGGCAAGACCGACGAGGGCATCGCGGCGGCAGTGGTTCAGATTGAAAAATTGATTGCGGGCGAGAAACTGCCTGAAACGCGACAAACCGAAAATACGGATACGGGCGGAGACAGTTTTCTTGTGCTGCTGTTTGTACCGCTGATTGCGGGCAGTCTGTTGGTCAGGCTGTTCGGGCTTTTTGCGGGGAGTGGGATAACGGGCGGACTTACCTTTCTGGCGGCGCTGCTGTTCGGTTGGTCGTTTGGCATCGCGCTGGTTGTCGGATTTATCGGCGCGATGCTGGCCTTATTCTTCTTTAGTCTAGGTGCGTTTGTCTCGGGCGGCGGCAACGGCGGTTTCGGCGGCGGAAGTCCGGGCGGCTGGAACAGTAGTGGCGGCGGATTCAGTGGCGGAGGCGGCAGCTTCGGCGGCGGCGGTGCATCAGGGAGTTGGTAA